One segment of Meriones unguiculatus strain TT.TT164.6M chromosome 3, Bangor_MerUng_6.1, whole genome shotgun sequence DNA contains the following:
- the Kif12 gene encoding LOW QUALITY PROTEIN: kinesin-like protein KIF12 (The sequence of the model RefSeq protein was modified relative to this genomic sequence to represent the inferred CDS: inserted 1 base in 1 codon): MEERGSPDGDPERSLEQGTEGPETPIQVVLRVRPMSTAELRRGEQSALHCSGTRTLQVSPPGGGPDVAFRFGAVLDGARTQEDVFRACGVKRLGELALRGFSCTVFTFGQTGSGKTYTLTGPPPQGEGVPVPASLVGIMQRTFTWLLDRVQHLDAPVTLRASYLEIYNEQVQDLLSLGSPRPLPVRWNKSRGFYVEQLRVVEFGTLEALMELLQMGLSRRRSSSHTLNQASSRSHALLTLYISRPTPPQVPPMDLGEPPGGGKLCFVDLAGSEKVAATGSRGQLMLEANSINRSLLALGHCISLLLDPQRKHSHIPFRDSKLTKLLADSLGGHGVTLMVACVSPSAQSLPETLSTLRYASRAQRVTTRPQGPKPPGAKPPQQVEAELLRLQEENHHLRLQLDQMHTKAPGAHGARLAWAQRNLYGMLQEFMLENERLRKEMRQLRSSRDLAQAEQRVLAQQVHELERHLSVCSLPQQGSASMCPCSVAPAASCHALPPICSCFHLCPLCRAPLARWACPWRDCHVPQVLEPEAPGHVSLSAWAPPRAPSPISGSAKPRRERSHSDWTQTPVLAEMLTGEEVLPSAPPLPSGSSXMPPRLRGGSGIPNLAQRLEALTHQRSSSLNLRQRQPQASENMQSPGQVLAPC, encoded by the exons ATGGAGGAACGGGGGTCTCCCGACGG AGACCCAGAGCGGAGCCTGGAGCAGGGGACAGAAGGACCAGAAACCCCCATTCAGGTGGTGCTCAG GGTGCGCCCCATGAGCACCGCGGAGCTGCGGAGAGGGGAGCAGAGCGCCCTGCACTGCTCGGGGACCCGGACTCTGCAG GTGAGCCCCCCGGGGGGAGGCCCCGACGTGGCGTTCCGCTTTGGTGCGGTGCTGGACGGGGCGCGCACGCAGGAGGACGTGTTCAGGGCGTGCGGCGTGAAGCGCCTGGGCGAGCTGGCCCTGCGTGG CTTCTCCTGCACGGTCTTCACTTTCGGTCAGACTGGCTCCGGGAAGACTTACACTCTGACGGGACCTCCTCCGCAG GGGGAAGGGGTGCCCGTGCCCGCCAGCCTGGTTGGCATCATGCAGAGGACCTTCACCTGGCTATTGGACCGCGTGCAGCACCTGGATGCCCCTGTCACCCTCCGAGCCTCCTACCTGGAGATCTACAACGAACAG GTTCAGGACTTGCTGAGCCTGGGGTCTCCGCGGCCTCTGCCTGTTAGGTGGAACAAGTCCCGAGGCTTCTATGTGGAGCAGCTTCGGGTGGTGGAGTTTGGCACTCTGGAGGCCCTGATGGAGCTCCTGCAGATGG GTCTCAGCCGTCGCCGGAGCTCCTCGCATACCTTGAACCAGGCCTCCAGCAGAAGCCACGCCTTGCTCACCCTCTACATCAGCCGCCCCACT CCTCCGCAGGTACCCCCCATGGACCTCGGAGAGCCCCCTGGTGGAGGAAAGCTGTGCTTCGTGGACCTGGCAGGCAGTGAGAAGGTGGCAGCCACAGGATCCCGAGGGCAGCTGATGCTTGAGGCCAACAGCATTAACCGCAGCCTGCTGGCCTTGG GCCACTGCATCTCCCTGCTGTTGGACCCACAGAGGAAACACAGCCACATTCCGTTCCGGGACAGCAAGCTCACCAAGCTGCTGGCAGACTCTCTTGGGGGTCATGGGGTCACCCTCATG GTTGCCTGCGTGTCCCCTTCAGCTCAGAGCCTTCCTGAGACTCTCAGCACTCTGCGATATGCAAGCCGAGCTCAGAGGGTCACCACCCGGCCACAGGGCCCCAAG CCTCCTGGAGCAAAGCCACCCCAGCAAGTAGAGGCTGAGCTGTTGCGGCTCCAAGAAGAGAATCATCATCTGCGGCTCCAGTTGGATCAAATGCATACCAAGG CACCAGGGGCCCATGGAGCTCGGCTGGCCTGGGCCCAGCGGAACCTCTATGGCATGCTGCAAGAGTTTATGCTAGAGAATGAGAGGCTCAG GAAGGAAATGAGACAGCTTCGGAGTAGCAGGGACCTGGCCCAGGCAGAGCAGCGTGTCCTGGCCCAGCAGGTCCATGAACTGGAGAG GCATCTTTCTGTGTGCTCCCTCCCCCAGCAGGGCTCTGCCTCCATGTGCCCCTGCTCAGTGGCTCCAGCTGCCTCCTGCCAT GCACTACCCCCCATctgctcctgcttccacctctgtCCTTTGTGCCGAGCACCCCTGGCCAGGTGGGCTTGCCCGTGGAGAGACTGCCATGTGCCGCAG GTGCTGGAGCCGGAGGCCCCAGGCCACGTGTCTCTGTCTGCGTGGGCCCCACCTCGAGCACCTTCACCAATCTCAGGCTCTGCCAAGCCCCGGCGAGAGAG GAGCCATAGTGACTGGACCCAGACTCCAGTGCTGGCAGAGATGCTGACAGGAGAGGAGGTGCTCCCCTCCGCACCGCCCTTGCCCTCAGGGTCCT GCATGCCGCCCAGGCTAAGAG GAGGATCTGGGATCCCTAACCTGGCCCAGAGGCTGGAGGCCCTGACACATCAGAGGAGCAGCTCCCTGAACCTCCGCCAGAGGCAGCCACAGGCCAGCGAGAATATGCAGAGCCCTGGCCAAGTCCTTGCTCCTTGTTAA